In the Diospyros lotus cultivar Yz01 chromosome 13, ASM1463336v1, whole genome shotgun sequence genome, attcaagaaaaaaagcACAACACTAATAACATCCAACATCCAACATCAATCATCATTAATCATAagatgatcttcttgatcataatcatcattatcatcatctaAATTATATTGGTCACTTGTCTTCCAAAGGCTTCCTCTTCTTCATATTCttcttcaaaatcaatatcTTCCTCCTCATCTCTAAGTGTTAAGAGGATACTAATCTTTGATTGAGAAgaagattataaaattttgattataaaaagaaacctgaaaattaaaatgtataattttgaaaaaaaaaaaaaaaagaactcaaGTGAACTAATACccaattgaaaaaagaaaaataaaacaaaaggtaaaaaaataatagtgataatctttattttttaagaagaaaaaaatcaaagagagagagagagagaaccaaaatagaagaaaaaaagaaagagagggatgagatgagagagagagagaaaaaccaTACCTATTTTAGTTGTAGCTGCTCATTTTTCGTTGCAGTCGGCCCATCATGTCGGAAGAAGAAATGTAAATTGCTCTCTGGTGTCGTAAGAAGGAGGAGAGGCTTTTAGGGCTTTGGGTTTGTTTTCATTGGGTATTTAGGGCTGGGGTTTTCTCACctttttttaactttctttttttaaaaatatatatattaaagatatGAGAGGTGCACACCTCAACAGATAGGCGCGCCCCTCTTTAAGGTCGCCTCACCTTGGGGGTCTAAGGTGCAAGGGTCGGAGCCCCTTGCGCCGTAGGCGCACCTTTCATAACTATGAATATGATTTGCATAATAGTGGCATAGACTATATATAAAGGTATCCGACTGTTATTTTACTACAGTTACCACTACTCCACTGCTTCCCCATTACTCCgtaactattaattaattgtaaataatactCAACTTCTCCTAATTCATAactgtaaataaaaataatttcctaATTCATCTATGTCATGACATTCCCGCCCccttaaaagatttcttgtccccaaaaaATCACAGCAATTGGCCACTATTTCTTCATCTAATCCCTATTTTCACTATCTGATTTATCCTTCTCTTGTAGTCAACAGACTTAAGAGTCAAATGTAGTTTAGCCACTTGCACCAAATCCTCTACATTGTTAGTTGCCAAGATATCTCCAACAATATCATCCCCAATAATAGAAAGGAACTCAAAGTTCTCTGCGAGCCAAGATCTGATTTGGCGTTGCAACTCACCAACTAGAGTATGAACAAACAAAACAGCAAGAGCCTCATCCTCGATAGCAAAACTTTTAACTTCTTCAGTTATTTCCCTTAGCTTTCCTCCAGTTACATCTTGTCTCCAAGTTTCCTTAAAACTTTGAATCTACTCATCAATGAGAGCATTCCTGTTAGGATCTTAATGCATAGGAGAGCTCCCAGAGTTCCAATCCTAGAGATAAGCAAATTCTTCAGACAATGGACTAGGCACCAGGGGTAATGCAATGGACTTTGCTTTCTATGTCAGTCCATCTAACAGTTTCTCATTTATTTCTTGTAACCTCTTAATAAGCACATCATGATATATTAGCTCTTCTTCTGGTTTCTTGGCAACCGCAATAGAATTCTTTTCAACATTGCTTGTTTTAGAAACTGATTGAGCCAATTTCTCATTGTGAAAGGCTGGGTCTCCAATTGTCATAGGGACTAGTCTCcttttttgaataattagaTCAGAATATTCCTTAGTAAGTAATTCTGGTAGGAGACTAACCTAATATCGTCTGGTCATCATAATTATGAGCTCATCTAGTTTCCTTTCAAATCTATCCATAGAAGTTTCAAGTGCCCGGTAACCATTAGCCATGGGGAAAATCCGAAAAGAACTAGATCTGAAGCCAAGGAATTGCTTTGGAATTGCCTCCAATAACTGCCTTGTTTTGATCGAAATGAACTACTAAGAACCCTAGATCACAATTGAGAACCGACTGCTCTGATAGCAAATGTCAAGACCCTAGTCCTAAGGCTTTCCTTGAAGATAGAATTGAGagtgagggagaaatagaatgaattgaggaagaaacaaacaaaataataggGAGAAACagatagaaatgagggagaaactGATAGAACTGTAGGGGGAAATAGATCGAAAATAGGGAGAGAATTAAGAGTAAGAGAGAAACTGAGTTCTGATATTCCAATAATTCTAATATGATTCTTGAAACAGTGGCATAGCCTATATATAAAGTTATCCGGTAGTTATTTTACAGTGGTAACCACTACTCCACTACTTCCCCACTATTCCATAACTGtcaattaattgtaaataatactCAACTACTCATAATTCATAactgtaaataaaaataactttgtAATTCATCTATGTCAGGACAGACCCTTTCGGCTATACTTCTCTCCACCGGCAAGCTCGCCTGTGACAGGCAGCCCTCTGGTGGCCATCCCTCCCCCGATCTACCTCTTTAGTATGGTGCACTGTGGTAATCTAAGGGTTTTCGCTGCTTTCATACTGAGTTTTATGTGTTACTGTCGTATGTGTGTTGCGAAGGAGAGTTGCTGCTTAGTGCTCAccaataaattttgtatattgaatataatatgtttgtttgttttctcTGCTGAGATAATGTTTGTTATATCTTATATGACTTATCTAATAACGTAACATTGTTTGCTTGTTCATAAAAGTTATATGActtatattttgtgttattgttatatatttatattctttatttgCTTGCTTTACCATAACGTTGTTTGtttgttattataatattattgagGTTATAACTTATATTAATTAGGTAAAGCAAAATGGTTCATTATGtttggaaaatattaaaaaaaatttgtatttgaGAGTAGTTCAGATgttttattattacattatcTGATTATCCTtatcatattaaatatatttattataattttttttttttttttatcaatttagtgCTTCACTTTGATCAGACAAGTGCTTGTTTGATGCCTAGCTCCTTGGGCAATATAATGTCATGGTGCCTTGCGGGCACCTTTTGCCCCTGACTAGCTTGCTGTCACTGCTGTCTGCCTTGcacttatgtttttttttttacattaatttcatgtgcattgaatttactttcaatatttttgtttttacatgCTATGTAAAAAGCATGTATAGACCTTAAAACAAACTcaagtatttaattattgttcaagttctattttttaaatgttcttCATACATTAATGCTTTTTTTTTGTGGTTTCTCTCATGTCACCAGAAtatttgtccctagaatatttttgtttcttcagTAATTGAAACATCAATGAAAATGAAGTTTTGATTCTTGTTTTTAGGGCCATTTGAAATGGAGGTTGGAGTTGGGGTTAAGAGTGGAACTGAGTTGGAAGGATCCCTTCTTTGACCAGTTTATAGGTACAGATGGTTTCAAAGTCAAAGGGTATAGGTGATTCACATCAAACCCATGTACAGGTCATCTTTGTACTATCTCCATGATTCAGTAGTATTATGCCACTACCGCTATTTTGTCACTGTTTTACTCAAGGGGTATCTACAACGCAAGCCATACCGAAGTACACCTTGGGTCATGTCTGTACTGTCTTCATGATTCAGTAACATTGTGCCTACTGTCACTCCTCTACTATTGATGTGGTCAGCCATTACTGGATTTTTGAGCCACAACTCATGACCGCATCCATTGGATTGGACATTGGCTCTCTGGTGTAATCTTTTCCCTATAAATATGGTGTGCAAACATCCATCAACACAATATTGGAGCTGACTTACTAGGGCTCTCTGTTTTTTCACCCAACTCAAATTCTTGGATGTCACCCTCAGTATGGCATACTGCTTCATCATCCACCCCCCAATCCTAATTCCTATAAATCTGTCAATCAATCTCAGCTTTCCCTCCAACTCCCTCACCCTTATCATCTCTATTTTGATCATATTTCAGACTTTTCTCCCTCCTTAAGCGCATCTCATAGCCCACACTAAATGAACAAGGAATAAATAATGCCATTACTCAAATTTAGTCCCTAGGTATTCCTTGTCTTGTGAATTATCTACAGGTGTTGCTAATCTTGTCTGGCTTTCAAGCATGCTGGAGTGTCACAACAGAATAACTGATTTATCCCTTACATCATATAAAGTGATAAGCATTTACATCGACTATTCTGTTTTCTAAGTAATTGCAATAAGTTGATTGGGGATGAGATTTTTTTGGTCTGATGCCCTTACTTGCATTGTCACTTACCAAAATCTTGTATTTTCTTCTGCTATTTGAGGCTGAGTTCAATTCTCACGGCTCATCTATGGCATCCATGTTCATGATGGTTGTTGACTATGTCAGTTTCGTGTgctgggaaaaaaaaatatacttctCATTAGCCTGTGATTTCTCTCTCCAGTTTACTGGGTTATGAAGGCCTTGAAGTTATAAACCCAGAAGGAGGGACTGAAGATGCTGTAGAGGAAGCACAAAGAGGAAGATGGAAACAAGAGGTGAAATGATTGTTTTCCTCTTTGATTTCATCTTGCtgattcaaatttttgtttgttgtagAATTTCCTGCTCCATTATTCATCATCTTATGTACTTTTTCACATTGTAGTAGGCTTTTATATAGGTTAAGAAAATCTAACACGATTATCAGGTATGGTTGAAGATGACCGGGCAACATTGAATCTACTTTATACATAAAGGAGGGTTCTgatcctcaatttttttttttttttgcaggtTAGAAATTTTTCTAGGGAACTTATATCTTCTATTAGTCTGGTCTCAGCATGTCATGTCGACATGCAGTACCATCTACATATAACTTGTTAGcaaatctttttctctctactACAAGAAAGTAGaatcttttttatatttgacaACTTTCCTTTACCCTCAAAATTGGATATGGAAATGTTTCCTTTAACATGTGGAGGAGTAGGAGCCTAACTGCACAATCCTCAAACCTTTTATGTTGCATCTTCTTTTTTCTGCATTCTCATTTGAGTTTTTGCTTATCATAGGATCGGGACAGTTACTGGAAGatgatgcataaatatataGGTTCTGATGTTACATCAATGGTAACCCTTCCAGTTCTTATTTTTGAGCCAATGTCAATGCTTCAGAAAATGGCGGAGGTTCGTTATACTTATAGCACAGATGTCTGCTTTGAATTGTTGCTGCTGTTCTGGTGGCACATTACTGATTCTGAATTGATTGTTACAGTTGATGGAATACCACTACCTTTTAGATCTGGCAGATGAATGTGAGGATCCCTACATGCGATTGGTTTATGCCTGTAAGAGTACTTTTGCACTCTCTCCcctcttctttccttctctgcATTCATTTTCTGGTGTGGAACTTACAGTTCTTAATTGCAGCATCCTTCTTTGTATCTGTCTATTATGCCTTACAACGAACCTGGAAGCCATTTAATCCAATTCTTGGTGAGACATATGAAATGGTCAATCACGGTGGAATTACATTTATTGCAGAACAGGTGAGCTTGAGCACATTCTGTACAGgatatattatttgtttctttcctCTTTTGTTTGATAGATTTGACAAATTCCCTTTGACTGCAATCAAGAAGGATTTATTCTTTTCTCTACTTTCTTAGACTAGCAAGACTTTCTTGTTGTATGGTATTTTATAATGATTAGCAATTCAATCAAActgtcttttctttcttctatacTTTATATCATCACACTACCGTTCTTAATAATTGGAATTCTCATTGACTATTTTGCTACAGGTTAGCCATCATCCTCCAATGAGTGCTGGGCATGCTGAAAATGATCATTTTGTTTATGATATAACTTCAAAAGTGAAGACCaaatttttaggaaactcaCTGGATATCTATCCCCTTGGAAGGTAAagtttttggatttttctctATGTATTTTGCTAGCAAAGGTGAAGACCTCCCTTACCCTCTTGTAATTTAACTTTTTGAAGGTAAAATTTAGTATGTAGAGAATCAGAAACCTTGTAGTTTCATAGGTCCAAGGATTATACCTTTATGAGCACCAGTCACAATATGAGCTGAATGTAGGTTGAAAAATTTGACGGGAAGTGTTGTGATGACCAGAAGAAAATCTAGAGAGGTTTGTAATAAGTTGGTTTTAAGCCAGAGCAGGTGAGATCAATTGAAGCCATGATTGATCTGGCCTAGTTAATGGCCTTACTGGAGTCTTATTTATCAATCTCAAAATGCTGCTCTGATTAGGTTATCACTATTTTCCTTTTAGGCTTTGACAGACTGGATATCTTGGTAAGCTCTAGTATTTGGCAAGGTGATACAGATTGACTTGTGTATTTGTTCTTTCATGTGGTTTTCTTATTGGGTTTAGAAATCAAATGTTTTAGTTTGCAACAAGGAAGTCAAAACCCTGTTAGGAAGAGGAGTTCTATGAAGTGATATAAAGCCACCAAATTCTTCTAATTCCTTGAAGAATGTTCTAGAGTAATTTCAAAGATTTGAAGCTTCTCTGGGCTGTGATGAAGTTACAATCTTAACAACTATAATGCAGCTTACTTTTATAAAAAACTATAATGCAGGACGAGGGTTACCCTGAAAAGAGATGGCGTTGTCCTAGATTTGGTGCCACCTCCCACAAAAGCTAACAACTTGATATTTGGACGAACTTGGGTTGATTCATCAGGTGAGATGATCTTAACCAACTCGACTATGGGCGACAAAGTTGTGCTGTACTTTCAGCCTTGCGGCTGGTTCGGGTATGATGCTTATCTATCATTCTGGtaattttgttggttttgtgAGTGAGTTCATACATGAAAGGCATGCTTGCTGCCTGTTCTTTTCCCtgataaaaattcaaatttgttacACATAAACACACAGCTGATTTTGTCTCTTGATATGAGTTGGAAAATATTCCATATTGTTGTCATATGTTAAATCCATTTTCCCTGTTAGCCTTTATGTGTGTATGTCACACTCATTGAAGCTACTAATGACCTGCTTAGACACTTTTGACAGGTGGCCATAAGGTACCATTTAAGCCTTTATTCGTATTTAGAGAATGATCAATTTTGGCCATCATGTTCTGTCTGTTTTTCTACTTTCAATAACTACTATTATTCCTGCctttattttattgttgatCCTTGTGGGAAGAAGTTTACAATGGGCAAATTATTTTTTGGGGTCTTAGTATGTGGATGAATAAAGCACGGGTGTTTTTGACTCATTCTGATTACAAATATCAGAATGTGATGCTATAGAAGAGTTTTCTCTTATTAGAGGGACTTTCAGCTCAGGCAGGAGTGTCTTCTTAACCTCCTTTGTCTGGTTCGCAGCTGTTAGTACCACTTGGTTGTTTAACTTTCCTGCAGTTTAAAAATTTAAGGCCAAATATCATCATTGTTATTCTTCCAGTGGAAATTATGTTGAAAATGAGACAAGTTTTCTTGGAagtcattgattttttttctcattcagATATCATCAGGTTGTACAATTGATTAAACACATTAGGAATTAGGGTCTAGGAAGAAAATTAGTTGTCCTTTCACCTTGGAATACAATGAATCTTTTATCCTCATTTTATGCCTTTGCATACTTCTGTATTTGGTGCAGGGCTGGTCGATATGAAGTGGATGGTTATGTGTATAATGAGGCTGAAGAACCCAAAATATTGATCACTGGGAAATGGAATGAGTCAATGAGATATCAACCTTGTGACATGGAAGGAGAACCCCTGCAGGGCACTGAACTGAAAGAGGTTAGCTGTATTTCTTTTCCTTCACCTCATGCCTTTCTGATGGCTGAGACATTTCCTAACATTTTGCTCAGCAGTATAATACTTTGAGGCTTTTATATAAATCTTATTACCTCAATCTTGCTGTTAGTCACTTTTGACCAGACAGTTGAGATCTCTGCAAAGCTGTaccctttatatattttatcatacaacattttcttttgattagAGATTTCCTCGCCTATCTTGTTGATATGAGAGGTATAAGCAGATAAGAAAGGCATATTATCTTAATTCAATATTTCTAAAACTATATCTGACAGCAGCCCCGTGCCATCAGCTTTTGGGGTAACAGCAAAATTTCATTCTGTGGGTAGTGTTTCTGCATGTTCTGCCTGTTTATTTAGTGAATGCAAGGGAATTTCACTATTCGAGGTACAGAAACTATTATTTATCTTGCGTTTACCTAGATAAGTATAGCTCCAAAATGTTTATTAAAGAAAAGTTAAAGACGTTCCTAGTAccaaggaagaaaagaaaaacaaaaaggtaAACAAATTAAGTTTAATCTCTAGAGTTGATTCAGATTACACATCACTTTGTTTTAAACTGAGaacttgttaattttttttatgttctgtCCTGCATGGTCGGCTGGTTAATT is a window encoding:
- the LOC127788563 gene encoding oxysterol-binding protein-related protein 3C-like isoform X2; its protein translation is MYSLLGYEGLEVINPEGGTEDAVEEAQRGRWKQEDRDSYWKMMHKYIGSDVTSMVTLPVLIFEPMSMLQKMAELMEYHYLLDLADECEDPYMRLVYASSFFVSVYYALQRTWKPFNPILGETYEMVNHGGITFIAEQVSHHPPMSAGHAENDHFVYDITSKVKTKFLGNSLDIYPLGRTRVTLKRDGVVLDLVPPPTKANNLIFGRTWVDSSGEMILTNSTMGDKVVLYFQPCGWFGAGRYEVDGYVYNEAEEPKILITGKWNESMRYQPCDMEGEPLQGTELKEVWRVAEAPSNDRFQYTYFSRKINSFDTAPKKLLASDSRLRPDRYALEKGDLTKAGSEKSRLEERQRAEKRIRETKNQQFTPRWFDPSNEIATTPWGDLEIYKYNGKYSEHRVAMDSSTNGEEVDLGSTEFNPWQFADLAAE
- the LOC127788563 gene encoding oxysterol-binding protein-related protein 3A-like isoform X1 encodes the protein MSFFSSIASSLSNFGSTMQKSVTGLLGYEGLEVINPEGGTEDAVEEAQRGRWKQEDRDSYWKMMHKYIGSDVTSMVTLPVLIFEPMSMLQKMAELMEYHYLLDLADECEDPYMRLVYASSFFVSVYYALQRTWKPFNPILGETYEMVNHGGITFIAEQVSHHPPMSAGHAENDHFVYDITSKVKTKFLGNSLDIYPLGRTRVTLKRDGVVLDLVPPPTKANNLIFGRTWVDSSGEMILTNSTMGDKVVLYFQPCGWFGAGRYEVDGYVYNEAEEPKILITGKWNESMRYQPCDMEGEPLQGTELKEVWRVAEAPSNDRFQYTYFSRKINSFDTAPKKLLASDSRLRPDRYALEKGDLTKAGSEKSRLEERQRAEKRIRETKNQQFTPRWFDPSNEIATTPWGDLEIYKYNGKYSEHRVAMDSSTNGEEVDLGSTEFNPWQFADLAAE
- the LOC127788563 gene encoding oxysterol-binding protein-related protein 3C-like isoform X3 encodes the protein MMHKYIGSDVTSMVTLPVLIFEPMSMLQKMAELMEYHYLLDLADECEDPYMRLVYASSFFVSVYYALQRTWKPFNPILGETYEMVNHGGITFIAEQVSHHPPMSAGHAENDHFVYDITSKVKTKFLGNSLDIYPLGRTRVTLKRDGVVLDLVPPPTKANNLIFGRTWVDSSGEMILTNSTMGDKVVLYFQPCGWFGAGRYEVDGYVYNEAEEPKILITGKWNESMRYQPCDMEGEPLQGTELKEVWRVAEAPSNDRFQYTYFSRKINSFDTAPKKLLASDSRLRPDRYALEKGDLTKAGSEKSRLEERQRAEKRIRETKNQQFTPRWFDPSNEIATTPWGDLEIYKYNGKYSEHRVAMDSSTNGEEVDLGSTEFNPWQFADLAAE